From the Candidatus Zixiibacteriota bacterium genome, one window contains:
- a CDS encoding transposase has translation MDRFGDDVFNELFEQSIAQCKKSGLIEGRVLHVDATTIRADLDRNRVGKSDSPDPDARFGHFPNKKLEPGYKQHTVADGRSRVIVGMSVTAANSSEHDSAVEVIDEAVKSLKTIPEAVCADAAYASGNNRASLDERGIRLVSPPPKARTYTGDKYFTVEEFVYDESGDVFTCPAGEILKYIGRVKDRPNQRRYAGLRSVCRKCKLKDKCTKSDRRQLKVGVNHAALIRLRADSRTESFKKLYRSRAPVIEGVFAEAKEWHGLRRAWRRGMSKMQQQCLLIAAVINYKRLATHTNGCYRVLSALKTAIGCLFRHFSYHLWNENRPSPQISRI, from the coding sequence TTGGATCGATTCGGCGATGATGTATTCAACGAGTTATTCGAGCAGAGCATAGCACAGTGCAAGAAGAGCGGACTGATCGAGGGTCGTGTATTGCATGTAGACGCAACCACAATCCGAGCTGACCTGGATCGTAATCGAGTAGGTAAGTCTGACAGTCCAGATCCAGATGCCCGCTTTGGTCATTTTCCCAATAAGAAACTGGAACCGGGCTACAAGCAGCATACTGTGGCGGATGGTCGTTCGCGTGTCATAGTTGGAATGTCGGTAACGGCAGCTAACAGTTCCGAGCATGATAGTGCGGTGGAGGTGATAGATGAAGCGGTAAAGAGCTTGAAGACTATTCCGGAGGCGGTCTGTGCCGATGCAGCCTATGCCAGTGGTAATAATCGGGCATCTCTTGATGAGCGTGGAATCCGATTAGTGAGTCCGCCACCAAAAGCGCGGACATATACAGGCGATAAGTATTTCACGGTAGAGGAATTTGTTTATGATGAGAGTGGAGATGTTTTTACTTGTCCTGCCGGCGAGATTTTGAAGTATATAGGACGAGTCAAGGATCGTCCTAATCAGCGTCGTTATGCGGGATTACGAAGTGTCTGTCGTAAATGTAAGCTTAAAGATAAATGTACCAAATCAGATCGTCGTCAATTAAAGGTGGGAGTCAATCATGCTGCCCTAATTCGTCTTCGAGCGGATAGTCGCACCGAGAGTTTCAAGAAACTGTATCGCAGTCGAGCGCCGGTGATAGAGGGAGTATTCGCAGAGGCGAAAGAGTGGCATGGATTGAGACGGGCTTGGCGACGTGGTATGTCTAAGATGCAGCAGCAATGTCTGTTAATCGCAGCAGTCATCAATTATAAGCGGTTGGCCACCCATACTAACGGGTGTTATAGAGTTCTTTCAGCCCTGAAAACAGCCATTGGCTGCTTGTTCCGGCACTTCTCTTATCATTTGTGGAACGAAAACCGACCGTCTCCGCAAATCAGCCGCATATGA